GAGAACCGTGTCAGCACGCTGCGCGTTTCCCCTGATGGGACGGCCTTCAGCACAGGTTCCTGGGACCACACTCTTCGGGTATGAGCTGTCTGTTATTTTCTTCTGATCTGACTTTCCAGTCTGCAGTGACTTTTGTGGTTACAGCTTGTAATGTCtgctgattctttttttttttccagatctgGGCTTAAGGATGAAGACACAGAAGATTAAATGGTAGACAGACTTACTGAAGACACCCCAACTTTTCTGTTTGCTAGAGTACAATCACACAGATAGAGACTCAGTTTTGGTTGTACATAGGGCATATCAATAGCTTTGTATATACTCCAATGTCATGGCCAGGGTAAATTTACATATTTCAGAGAATAATTATACCAAACGGCACGCTTGTATTACAGTATGATTGAAAGAGAATTGCACAGAAGTACTTATGGTTACTTAAGATGTAAAATGTACATTGCAGAAAATAGCATTGGTAGTGACTAGCATCAGTCTAGGATAGAAGTGACACAATAAAGTGATGTATGTGCCCACATAAAGGACattactcatttatttatttgttttttttgcacaaaaatcTGATGGAGGAGTGCAGTCTGTGGAAGAAAATGGGATATAGGGAAACAAATGCTTCTCTAGAAGAAGCAGGTAGGTGTGCATGAAGGCCTCAGCTTCTCTTGGCTAGACCTACTCATGCTACAGACTGGGAAAAGACAGAAGGCAGGATGGGCATTTGTGGCTTCTCTGTAAATGCAAAATGTTGGATGAAACAAGGAtatgagtgagagtgagaataATTAGATTGGCAATAAAAAATTAATATTAGTTAAGTCTGATGACgattcaaaaataacattggaAATGCAGGAGCATTGGCATAAAGCATTACAAGCAAAAGTACAAATTTGTAGTTTCAAGCAAATTTGTGTACTTTCATTCCAAACCACATGCATCCAAAAGCCTTCTCAATTCCTATCAGCAACTCACCTGCCAATATTATTCAGATGTAAAGAAAGCACATTTAGAGGTAACCTAAAAATACATGATGTTGATTTTCCATCCCTGTGATTTTGAAATGTGGTTTACCTCTGTTGGTTTCCAGCCATGAAAGCCACGTTCTGCTCTATGTGCACATTCAGTCACTGCAGACACCCTGAACCTGTGGTCCCACACTATATATCTAAATACCAATATATCAAAACGTGTTTAAATTCTTAGAATGTATTCCTTTTCATGCAGTTGTCCAATGGCTGtaatttcatatttactgtaattatttTATTGTAGTTTAGTGTACAGTTATACAGGGGACTGTTTATCGAAGTATCACAAACATAATAAACTGAGTTTTGAATATCAATACTTTCTCATTGTTGTTCTTTACCTTATCTTAATGTTTTACTATTATtttcctgtcagtctgctgAGCTATTGACGCCTGGCAGCCACTGTTCGCGCAGAAGGTTTCTAATAAAGTTTCCCAAATACAAGCGGAAATGACATCATTTACAAGCCTGCTGAATCAAAACAATGGCCGACAAGCAAGCTAGCTGTTCACCTCTTGTGGTCTTTTTAAGTGTTTAACAAATAGCGTTCACTGGCTCTATGTAAGAATCTCTGAATGGGATGGATAGATGATTTAATCGTCGTatgttgaaagaaaaaagcCAGCTGCCAGGCCCCGATTTTCGCTGCCAAAATGAGCGATGTTGTGGAGAAGACCCTGACAGTTCTGCCGAGCCTCCTGTCTTTAGACTCTCAGCCTGGTTCTGCAAAACTGTCCTCCACCTCAAAACTAGGAAACCTCATCAGAGGGATCACTGAGCTCACCTCCAAACATGTGAGTGTGATGTGCTTAAAAACCGGAGGTTTGGTGAAATAAGACGCGTCATTTGTTGATGATATGCTctaacgttagcttgctaaGCTGCCCATGCTAACTCAAAACAAGATGTGTTTATATGTTTTAACCCACTTGCTATAAGCTAAGCATTCCGTGCAGTACTGTGCTAAGTTTTAGACTGACTTACAGACACCCTCTTGATTCGTCTATGTTACTATTATGTGATAATACAGGTGAAATCCGAGCTGTGACCATTTTAAAAACGTGTCCAAGGTTGGTGCGTTCAGGTGCTTGTGATAACCTCAAATTTTCCAGGTTTGAGAGTCAGCTGTCAGTATGCGTTGTATTCACAAACTGTGCTgtaggagaggagagtgagaaaTTGTTTCGGCCTATCATCTGCCAAGTTTTTAATGATGTAATATCTCACAAACATATGAGTGCACCATTCAGAAATGGCTTACAGTTAATGTTGtcaggtcatgttcactgtGATGCATCTAAAGCAGATCTCTACAATTTGATTTCCATTGCGCACTGGCATGGTTTACTTTTGGCAGTGGCTGTGAGTAATATAAAGTGTATCTAATCTGTtgttttcacctgctgctgatcaTTTGCATAAAGGGTAGGAGGATTTGACACCTCTGTAATAACAAGACGCAACTTATGCTGTTCCTTTGCATCACCACAGCGTAAAGAAAAGAGTTCGCACCCATAATAGTCATAAATATATAAAGGTTTACATTTGCTTCACTGGCTCTGATATAATGAATATTAACTTATCTCACCTTCTTGAAATAATTGTATAAATGGATACCTGGAAGCGCTTCTCTGTAAGATCCTGGTGTGTAGTTCAGTTCATGAACTACACACCAGGACCTGTGTGTGCCACCACCAAAACATGTAGTGCCAAACCTAGCAGTCTCAGTATTTGATCCTATCATCCTCAAATGTTTCCCCTgctcaggaggaggaaaagcttATTCAACATGAACTAGCATCCATCAAAGAACATGTGTCCTCTCCCAACACCTCCATGGTATGATTCTCCTAATTTTCCAATTCTTTCATAAGAAACCAATTTTTTTCATATTGCTCCAGTGATGCCTGAAATTAATGATGTGTTTACTTCTTCCCTCAGAGACAGATGAAGGAGCTCATGGTGAGAGCGATCTACTGTGAAATGCTCGGCTATGAGGCTTcgttcagctacattcatgcCATCAAACTGGCTCAGCAAGGCTCCGCTCTGGAGAAAAGAGTCGGTATGTTCTAGTAAAAGCTTCCACATTCCTCAGCATCTTCACTCAGTCCCCTGATCAACACAAGCTGCACATTTAGAAGCTTTTTCagttgtccatccatccattttttatactgcctatcccttttggggttgcgggggggctggagcctatcccagcttcgggcgagaggcggggtacaccctggaccggtgcTTTTTCAGTTGTTGATTTAgtaatttttaaaaattttttatttatttatttattttccagaaATTCATTTTAACAGCTTCACTGCATCTTCCTACTCTGCTTTGGACAAAAACTGACGTTGTGTATGATTTGCAGGTTATCTcgctgtgtctttgtttctgaaCGAAAGTCACgagctgcttcttctcctcGTGAACACTGTATTAAAGGTGGGTGTTTTTATGCCATTTGTCCTCTGGTGTCTGAAGAATGGATGttgatgcattttgttttttcaggatCTTCAGAGCACCAACCTTATTGAAGTGTGCATGGCTCTAACTGTTGTCAGTCAGATGTTCCCCAAAGATATGATTCCTGCGATCCTTCCTCTGGTCGAGGAGAAACTTAATCATCCAAAGTAAGAAAAGCTGTTTGCCATTTGAGTCTGATTTGTGACCTGTGTTCTTTCAGGTGTATTCATTAATATGATAAACTAAAGCGTGGATGTTTAGAACAGTTTCTCCTTACACGTTTGTAGAGAAATCATTCGCCGAAAAGCCGTCCTGGCGCTGTATAAATTCTACCTAATAGCACCGAATCAAGTTCAGCACATCCACAACAAGTTCCGCAAAGCTCTGTGTGACAAGGATCCCGGTGTCATGACAGCCTCACTACACATCTACTTACAGATGATTCAGGTAATTTGTTTTTCAGGACTATTTATTTGCAAGGTTATGACTGCACATAACAGTAATAccacttatttttcttttgttgcaggAGAATCCAGATGGTTACAAGGACCTGACAGCGAGTTTCGTCACCATACTGAAGCAAGTGGTGGGAGGAAAACTGCCCATGGATTTTAACTATCATAGTGTCCCTGCTCCATGGCTGCAAATTCAGCTCCTCAGAATTCTGTCTGTGCTTGGGAAAAATGACCAGAGGTAATTCTGACTTATTTTGTCCCTCAGTGAACTGGATGTTTTTGCTGTTCTGTGGTCACACTTGAATCATTGCGCGTCTGTTCTCTGTTTGACAGCACAAGTGAGATCATGTATGAAGTCCTGGATGAGTCTTTACGCAGAGCAGAGATGAATCATAACATCACCTATGGTATGTTGCATTtaatgtcctgttttttttgtaaatttggTCTTTTGAAATCATTTAGGTGCTTTCTTTAATCACTTGTTGAACTCCCTCTTTGTTTCCAGCAATCCTATACGAGTGTGTAAAGTGTATTTACGcaattcatcccaaatctgaTCTTTTGGAAAAAGCTGCAAAGTGCATTGGCAACTTTGTTCTGTCGCAGAAGATTAATCTCAAATATCTTGGTAAGACCCAAAGGAAGCCTTTGATTTCAATCTTTTTCGTCATTGATGATCAAGACTTCAGATATTCACGGTAGTAAATTGGTCTATTTATTGTTACTGCAGGCTTGAAGGCCCTCACCTACGTGGTCCAGCAGGATCCTAAACTGGCCCTGCAGCATCAGATGACCATCATAGAGTGTCTCGATCACCCCGACCTCATCATCAAGCGAGAGGTGAGGCGGTGACTGTTGTAGGCTGGATTTTGGTGTGATGGAATTGTGTGTTCACAGCATTCTgggcctgttttctgttttcctgtaGACTCTGGAGTTGCTCTTTCGGATCACTAACGCCCAGAATGTCACAGTCATTGTGGAGAAGATGCTGGAGTTCCTGCGTATCAGTAAAGATGACTACACTACCATTGACCTGGTGGGGAAAGTTGCAGAACTGGCAGAAAAATATCCTTCTCATAGATGATTCTGAACGTTGTTCAACTCAGATggttgattaattaattattgtCGATAATataatggattttattttgcacatctTCCTGCTTCTCACTCAGATGTCATTAAATCAGTTAAACCTGATAGAAAGCACGGTTTGAGACATGTTGTGTAccttctttgtttctcttttttctcagtttttttcCTATAAACCTTTATACATATGCACCAGACAATGAATGGTTCATTGAGACCATGAACACAGTGTTTTCAGTAGGTGGAGACATGATGCAGCCTGACATCCCAAACAGTTTCCTTAAACTGCTGTCTGAGGGTGAGACAACCACACACTCCTCTTATCCTCTAGTGGTGCTGtgttgtgatatttcagttcattttgtaACGCTAACTTCTGTTTAATGAGCCAGGATTTGACAGCGTGGAGGAAGACAAGAAGTTGAGGCTGTTTGCTGTGGATTCATATGTCGCTCTGCTGCAAGGAGAGCCCGGCAAACTGCCACAGCGCTTCCTCCAAGTCATCAGCTGGGTGAGTGCTGTCTGCACAATAAGTAGTCTATGCAGTTTGCATATTCTTGGGTGATAATGGtggtgagaagaagaagaaaaaggggtACAAAGTTTGGTTTACAGTGAAGGATGAGAGGAGGTAAAAGTGAACATTGGTTAGAATAACTTcaggaaaacagaggaagcaCCATAAAGAAACAATATCATTTTAAAAGTGCGAGTGGATCATTAAAGATCATGAAGAGTTAGTTGACTTGAGATTCCCAGATGTGTCACTCAAATCATAGTTAGAAATCTAGACAATAAAAGCGCCTTTGTTCTGGTGGTGTGTCTCCTGATGGACCATCAGAGGTGAGAAGATCTCAGGCCCATGTCAATTTGATATGTACGTATCTGATAGCCTAAAAATCCTAGATACAGACACAGGAGTGAATCTTTCAGTGTGTTGAATACTACTGAATAAAGATTTGGCCCTCTCTGCTGTGTACAGGTCCTCGGTGAATACTCCTATTTGAGGGAGGAACTTGAACCGGCCACAGTCCTCAGGCTGCTGGCCAAACTGCTGGACATGAAGAAGACCAGCAGTGAAACCAAGACCTGGGTCCTCATGGCAATGACCAAGCTCTGTGAGGGCGGGGCAGGCGTGTCTGTGGCTCGAGAGGTTTCTGAAACATACAGCAGCTCCCTGGACACAGTGCTGAGGCAGAGGGCTCAGGAGCTGCAGCACCTCAGCCAAGACTCTGAACTACGAGCCAGGGTGATACCCCGAGACGCGGGCCTGGAACCTCTGGAGGTAACATGCAGGCTGCAGAATTACTGTAATGATGTTTCAGTGCACAGTAGTGTCACTGTAATGTTGTGATAATATATTGAAAACATGGGGACATTTACTTTGACTGCTGTCAAAATTTGGTGTAAGAtgccaaaaacaataaaacgGGAAATGATTTAGCCCTTGAAAGCAGATGATGTCACTTCGTGGATCCTCCTCTCTGGCGGAGTAAGTGCTCATTACCTGATGGTTGGAAACAGGACCTGCATACACTTGCCCTCCATGACACATAGTTGATCAGATTAAAGCCAGTCTTTATTGAAATAATGCaaatcatcttttcatttgtagtcacagcagctgttttggcATGTCGTGAGCAGTCTGATGGGTTGGGTTTACCGTAGAACTCCGTTCAGTATCAGACGCAGTTCCAGTCAAGAAGAGAACAAGAATGACCTGATGAGTCATGTGTATTTAGGAATGACGTcctaaatacacacactctggtTGTTTTAATTGCATGTAGtctttttattgtgttttgtggCAAAGCAAAGTGTAAACATGATATCAGATATATTTGCATAATAAGCACTCACATATGACATCCTTAGTTTGTAAGTCCTGTGGAACTCTTCCAAACGATCTTCTCATCCTCATCAAAGGAGAAGTTTAAACTTGCAGTCTTTGTTGGTTTCTAGGTGGATTCGTCTCTGT
This sequence is a window from Chaetodon trifascialis isolate fChaTrf1 chromosome 10, fChaTrf1.hap1, whole genome shotgun sequence. Protein-coding genes within it:
- the ap4e1 gene encoding AP-4 complex subunit epsilon-1 isoform X2; this encodes MSDVVEKTLTVLPSLLSLDSQPGSAKLSSTSKLGNLIRGITELTSKHEEEKLIQHELASIKEHVSSPNTSMRQMKELMVRAIYCEMLGYEASFSYIHAIKLAQQGSALEKRVGYLAVSLFLNESHELLLLLVNTVLKDLQSTNLIEVCMALTVVSQMFPKDMIPAILPLVEEKLNHPKEIIRRKAVLALYKFYLIAPNQVQHIHNKFRKALCDKDPGVMTASLHIYLQMIQENPDGYKDLTASFVTILKQVVGGKLPMDFNYHSVPAPWLQIQLLRILSVLGKNDQSTSEIMYEVLDESLRRAEMNHNITYAILYECVKCIYAIHPKSDLLEKAAKCIGNFVLSQKINLKYLGLKALTYVVQQDPKLALQHQMTIIECLDHPDLIIKRETLELLFRITNAQNVTVIVEKMLEFLRISKDDYTTIDLVGKVAELAEKYPSDNEWFIETMNTVFSVGGDMMQPDIPNSFLKLLSEGFDSVEEDKKLRLFAVDSYVALLQGEPGKLPQRFLQVISWVLGEYSYLREELEPATVLRLLAKLLDMKKTSSETKTWVLMAMTKLCEGGAGVSVAREVSETYSSSLDTVLRQRAQELQHLSQDSELRARVIPRDAGLEPLEVDSSLSFLDGFVSEALAAGAAPYKPPHQRQEELAQAKALSLEPYGLSLPISMSSCSIADRQSPTLLSMSSGLSGDSTDLSHKGGSTTLKLEGVKRVWGKEGYLVQREPVEEVAQVEVPSPLRSPSQQGEAESSHSQTPTPAPTPEPEQEKQQLASSLFVGLGSQSSVCLMGKSEPTPQRFRRKAKGPGSSPCVSEQISNSLVSASSTVDKLLCDNLLDSNVTSELPVSSPTQTSHLSESLTTANGTCDVELTDSDIKGSNPSLIRDNGVAVAADPAPHEDPDGPKDLCLSSHLPAELAGLSHSEITPLCSSQNLDLSVCHVQKEDSIALVVFIYNSSDTDAQQILLELDSGELEVSCECDSPVQELRSLGVAVCQYSLTVRRPSVSVEVVGIVSYLLPVGTRQSAQFSYRLPLTSFIRPLTVSTEEYGTMWLAFSNDTKQNLTLISDGQESLTATLNVLRKKLQLHVVEIIGMEGIVACQLLQDQPCLMHCRVHAGTLSAWLRSPVPDLPDCLIYYCQRALQEH
- the ap4e1 gene encoding AP-4 complex subunit epsilon-1 isoform X1, which produces MSDVVEKTLTVLPSLLSLDSQPGSAKLSSTSKLGNLIRGITELTSKHEEEKLIQHELASIKEHVSSPNTSMRQMKELMVRAIYCEMLGYEASFSYIHAIKLAQQGSALEKRVGYLAVSLFLNESHELLLLLVNTVLKDLQSTNLIEVCMALTVVSQMFPKDMIPAILPLVEEKLNHPKEIIRRKAVLALYKFYLIAPNQVQHIHNKFRKALCDKDPGVMTASLHIYLQMIQENPDGYKDLTASFVTILKQVVGGKLPMDFNYHSVPAPWLQIQLLRILSVLGKNDQSTSEIMYEVLDESLRRAEMNHNITYAILYECVKCIYAIHPKSDLLEKAAKCIGNFVLSQKINLKYLGLKALTYVVQQDPKLALQHQMTIIECLDHPDLIIKRETLELLFRITNAQNVTVIVEKMLEFLRISKDDYTTIDLVGKVAELAEKYAPDNEWFIETMNTVFSVGGDMMQPDIPNSFLKLLSEGFDSVEEDKKLRLFAVDSYVALLQGEPGKLPQRFLQVISWVLGEYSYLREELEPATVLRLLAKLLDMKKTSSETKTWVLMAMTKLCEGGAGVSVAREVSETYSSSLDTVLRQRAQELQHLSQDSELRARVIPRDAGLEPLEVDSSLSFLDGFVSEALAAGAAPYKPPHQRQEELAQAKALSLEPYGLSLPISMSSCSIADRQSPTLLSMSSGLSGDSTDLSHKGGSTTLKLEGVKRVWGKEGYLVQREPVEEVAQVEVPSPLRSPSQQGEAESSHSQTPTPAPTPEPEQEKQQLASSLFVGLGSQSSVCLMGKSEPTPQRFRRKAKGPGSSPCVSEQISNSLVSASSTVDKLLCDNLLDSNVTSELPVSSPTQTSHLSESLTTANGTCDVELTDSDIKGSNPSLIRDNGVAVAADPAPHEDPDGPKDLCLSSHLPAELAGLSHSEITPLCSSQNLDLSVCHVQKEDSIALVVFIYNSSDTDAQQILLELDSGELEVSCECDSPVQELRSLGVAVCQYSLTVRRPSVSVEVVGIVSYLLPVGTRQSAQFSYRLPLTSFIRPLTVSTEEYGTMWLAFSNDTKQNLTLISDGQESLTATLNVLRKKLQLHVVEIIGMEGIVACQLLQDQPCLMHCRVHAGTLSAWLRSPVPDLPDCLIYYCQRALQEH